A genomic region of Mus musculus strain 129X1/SvJ chromosome 4 genomic contig, GRCm38.p6 alternate locus group 129X1/SvJ 129X1/SVJ_MMCHR4_CTG2 contains the following coding sequences:
- the Olfr157 gene encoding olfactory receptor 157: MDVSNQTTVTEFVLLGLSAHPKLEKTFFVLILSMYLVILLGNGVLILVSILDSHLHTPMYFFLGNLSFLDICYTTSSVPLVLDGFLTPRKTISFSGCAVQMFLSFAMGATECVLLGMMAFDRYVAICNPLRYPVVMNKAAYVPMAVSSWVAGGANSLVQISLAVQLPFCGDNVINHFICEILAVLKLACADISINVISMGVANVIFLGVPVLFIFVSYIFILSTILRIPSAEGRKKAFSTCSAHLTVVIIFYGTILFMYGKPKSKDPLGADKQDLADKLISLFYGLLTPMLNPIIYSLRNKDVKAAVRNLASHRCLTF; this comes from the coding sequence ATGGATGTATCCAACCAGACGACTGTAACAGAATTTGTCCTGTTGGGCCTCTCCGCCCACCCCAAACTGGAGAAAACCTTCTTCGTGCTCATCTTGTCAATGTACCTGGTGATCCTGCTGGGCAACGGGGTCCTCATCCTGGTGAGCATCCTCGACTCCCACCTGCACAcgcccatgtacttcttcctgggGAACCTCTCCTTCCTGGACATCTGCTACACCACCTCCTCCGTTCCCTTAGTCCTTGATGGTTTTCTGACCCCCAGGAAGACCATCTCCTTCTCGGGCTGTGCCGTGCAGATGTTTCTCTCCTTCGCCATGGGAGCCACAGAGTGTGTGCTCCTGGGCATGATGGCGTTTGATCGTTATGTGGCCATCTGCAACCCCCTTAGATACCCTGTGGTCATGAACAAGGCTGCCTATGTGCCCATGGCCGTCAGCTCCTGGGTGGCTGGCGGTGCTAACTCCTTGGTGCAGATCTCCCTTGCGGTGCAATTGCCTTTCTGTGGGGACAATGTCATCAATCATTTCATCTGTGAGATCCTGGCAGTCTTAAAGCTAGCCTGTGCTGACATCTCCATCAATGTGATCAGCATGGGGGTGGCCAATGTGATTTTCCTGGGGGTTCCAGTTCTGTTCATCTTTGTCTCCTACATCTTCATACTCTCCACCATCTTGAGGATCCCCTCTgctgaggggaggaagaaggcCTTCTCCACCTGCTCTGCCCACCTCACCGTGGTGATCATTTTTTATGGGACCATCCTCTTCATGTACGGGAAGCCCAAGTCCAAGGACCCACTGGGGGCAGACAAGCAGGACCTTGCAGACAAGCTCATCTCCCTCTTCTATGGACTGCTGACCCCCATGCTGAACCCCATCATCTACAGCCTGAGGAACAAGGACGTGAAGGCCGCTGTGAGGAACCTGGCAAGTCACAGATGCCTCACCTTCTAA
- the Olfr156 gene encoding olfactory receptor 156 (The RefSeq protein has 1 substitution compared to this genomic sequence), translated as MEGANQSTVAEFVLLGLSDHPKLEKTFFVLILLMYLVILLGNGVLILVSILDSHLHTPMYFFLGNLSFLDICYTTSSIPLVLDGFLTPRKTISFSGCAVQMFLSFAMGATECVLLGMMAFDRYVAICNPLRYPVVMNKSAYVPMAVSSWVAGGANSLVQISLAVQLPFCGDNVINHFTCEILAVLKLACADISINVISMGVANVIFLGVPVLFIFVSYIFILSTILRIPSAEGRKKAFSTCSAHLTVVLVFYGTILFMYGKPKSKDPLGADKQDVSDKLISLFYGVLTPMLNPIIYSLRNKDVKAAVRNLVGQKCLIQ; from the coding sequence ATGGAAGGAGCCAATCAGTCTACGGTAGCTGAATTTGTCTTGCTGGGGTTGTCAGATCACCCAAAGCTGGAGAAAACCTTCTTCGTGCTCATCCTGCTGATGTACCTGGTGATCCTGCTGGGCAACGGCGTCCTCATCCTGGTGAGCATCCTCGACTCCCACCTGCACAcgcccatgtacttcttcctgggGGACCTCTCCTTCCTGGACATCTGCTATACTACCTCCTCGATTCCCTTAGTCCTGGATGGTTTTCTCACCCCCAGGAAGACCATCTCCTTCTCGGGCTGTGCCGTGCAGATGTTTCTCTCCTTTGCCATGGGAGCCACGGAGTGTGTGCTCCTGGGCATGATGGCGTTTGATCGTTATGTGGCCATCTGCAACCCTCTTAGATACCCTGTGGTCATGAACAAGTCTGCCTATGTGCCCATGGCCGTCAGCTCCTGGGTGGCTGGCGGTGCTAACTCCTTGGTGCAGATCTCCCTTGCGGTGCAGTTGCCTTTCTGTGGGGACAATGTCATCAATCACTTCACCTGTGAGATCCTAGCAGTCTTAAAGCTAGCCTGTGCTGACATCTCCATCAATGTGATCAGCATGGGGGTGGCCAATGTGATTTTCCTGGGGGTTCCAGTTCTGTTCATCTTTGTCTCCTACATCTTCATACTCTCCACCATCCTGAGGATCCCCTCTGCCGAGGGGAGGAAGAAGGCCTTCTCCACCTGTTCTGCCCACCTCACCGTGGTACTTGTCTTCTATGGGACCATCCTGTTCATGTACGGGAAGCCCAAGTCCAAGGACCCATTGGGGGCAGACAAACAGGATGTTTCAGACAAGCTCATCTCCTTATTTTATGGGGTGCTGACCCCCATGCTGAACCCCATCATCTACAGCCTGAGGAACAAGGATGTGAAGGCCGCTGTGAGGAACCTGGTAGGTCAGAAATGCCTGATTCAGTGA
- the Olfr155 gene encoding olfactory receptor 155 — MDRSNETAPLSGFILLGLSAHPKLEKTFFVLILMMYLVILLGNGVLILVSILDSHLHTPMYFFLGNLSFLDICYTTSSVPLILDSFLTPRKTISFSGCAVQMFLSFAMGATECVLLSMMAFDRYVAICNPLRYPVVMNKAAYVPMAASSWAGGITNSVVQTSLAMRLPFCGDNVINHFTCEILAVLKLACADISINVISMVVANMIFLAVPVLFIFVSYVFILVTILRIPSAEGRKKAFSTCSAHLTVVLVFYGTILFMYGKPKSKDPLGADKQDLADKLISLFYGVVTPMLNPIIYSLRNKDVRAAVRNLVGQKHLTE, encoded by the coding sequence ATGGACAGATCCAATGAGACCGCCCCCCTGTCCGGCTTCATTCTCCTGGGCCTCTCTGCCCACCCAAAGCTGGAGAAAACCTTCTTCGTGCTCATCCTGATGATGTACCTGGTGATCCTGCTGGGCAACGGCGTCCTCATCCTGGTGAGCATCCTCGACTCCCACCTGCACAcgcccatgtacttcttcctgggGAACCTCTCCTTCCTGGACATCTGCTACACTACCTCCTCTGTCCCCCTCATTCTGGACAGCTTTCTGACTCCCAGGAAGACCATCTCCTTCTCGGGCTGTGCCGTGCAGATGTTTCTCTCCTTCGCCATGGGAGCCACGGAGTGTGTGCTCCTGAGTATGATGGCGTTTGATCGTTATGTGGCCATCTGCAACCCCCTTAGATATCCTGTGGTCATGAACAAGGCTGCCTATGTGCCCATGGCTGCcagttcctgggcaggtggtaTCACTAATTCTGTAGTGCAGACATCTTTGGCAATGCGGCTGCCCTTCTGTGGGGACAATGTCATCAATCACTTCACCTGTGAGATCCTGGCAGTCCTGAAACTGGCCTGTGCTGACATCTCCATCAATGTCATCAGCATGGTTGTGGCCAACATGATCTTCTTGGCAGTCCCAGTCCTCTTCATCTTTGTCTCCTATGTCTTCATCCTTGTGACAATCCTGAGGATCCCCTCTgctgaggggaggaagaaggcCTTCTCCACCTGCTCTGCCCACCTCACCGTGGTACTTGTCTTCTATGGAACCATCCTCTTCATGTACGGGAAGCCCAAGTCCAAGGACCCACTGGGGGCAGACAAGCAGGACCTTGCAGACAAGCTCATCTCCCTCTTCTATGGAGTGGTGACCCCCATGCTAAACCCCATCATCTACAGCTTGAGAAACAAGGACGTGAGGGCTGCTGTGAGGAACCTGGTGGGCCAGAAACACCTAACTGAGTGA